In Rhodobacter sp. 24-YEA-8, the following are encoded in one genomic region:
- the mobB gene encoding molybdopterin-guanine dinucleotide biosynthesis protein B, protein MKIYGVIGWQNSGKTTLMERLVATLTQRGLSVSTVKHVHHDVDLDQPGKDTWRHREAGAQEVVLASAKRFAILREHRGPEPELTEVLARLAPVDLVLVEGYKRDTHPKIEVWRAGVADRPMIQPGDPLVRAVASDAALNGLSVPVLDLNDAEAIATFILKDSGLAP, encoded by the coding sequence ATGAAGATCTATGGTGTGATCGGCTGGCAAAACAGCGGCAAAACCACGCTGATGGAGCGCCTGGTCGCCACCCTGACACAGCGTGGATTGTCGGTCTCGACGGTCAAACATGTGCATCATGATGTCGATCTCGACCAGCCCGGCAAGGACACCTGGCGCCACCGCGAAGCCGGCGCGCAGGAAGTCGTGCTGGCCTCTGCGAAACGCTTCGCCATCCTGCGCGAACATCGCGGCCCCGAACCGGAACTGACAGAGGTGCTGGCCCGCCTCGCCCCGGTCGATCTGGTGCTGGTCGAAGGGTACAAGCGCGATACCCATCCGAAGATCGAAGTCTGGCGCGCGGGCGTGGCCGACCGCCCGATGATCCAGCCCGGCGATCCGCTGGTGCGTGCGGTGGCCTCAGACGCCGCGCTGAACGGGCTGAGCGTGCCGGTGCTCGACCTGAATGACGCAGAGGCAATTGCCACGTTTATCCTGAAGGATTCCGGGCTTGCGCCCTGA
- the mobA gene encoding molybdenum cofactor guanylyltransferase MobA, with amino-acid sequence MSLFAVILAGGQGRRMGGADKALLTLAGQPLIAHVIARLRPQAGRLLISANGDAARFAFTGLEVLPDETSLGPLAGILAGLRAAKTAGATALISVPVDAPFLPDNLITRLATALPGPGFARAGGRDHNATAIWPVTLADALAGFLASGAKPKIADFAAHHGACPVDFPDTGAFDNLNTPEDLARANIRSEGRPV; translated from the coding sequence GTGAGCCTCTTTGCCGTCATTCTCGCAGGTGGACAGGGGCGCCGGATGGGCGGGGCGGATAAGGCGCTTCTGACGCTCGCCGGTCAGCCGCTGATCGCCCATGTGATCGCGCGGCTGCGGCCCCAGGCCGGTCGCCTGCTGATTTCGGCCAATGGCGATGCGGCGCGCTTTGCCTTTACCGGGCTTGAGGTCCTGCCCGATGAAACGTCACTCGGGCCGCTGGCCGGGATCCTTGCCGGGTTGCGCGCGGCAAAGACGGCAGGCGCCACCGCGCTGATCTCTGTCCCGGTTGATGCGCCTTTCCTGCCGGATAATCTGATCACACGCCTTGCCACCGCGCTGCCGGGGCCGGGATTTGCCCGGGCCGGTGGGCGCGACCACAATGCGACAGCAATCTGGCCGGTCACACTCGCGGATGCGCTGGCCGGTTTCCTCGCCTCGGGCGCGAAACCGAAAATCGCCGATTTCGCGGCGCACCATGGCGCCTGCCCCGTCGATTTCCCCGATACGGGTGCCTTCGACAATCTCAACACGCCCGAAGACCTCGCCCGCGCCAATATCCGCAGTGAAGGCCGCCCCGTATGA
- the greA gene encoding transcription elongation factor GreA produces MEKIPVTRRGFEVLDAELRQLKSEARPAIIRDIAEARAHGDLSENAEYHAAREKQGFIEGRIKELEGIISLADVIDPTSLSGAIKFGATVTVVDEDSDEEKTWQIVGEVEANIELGLLNIRSPIARALIGKEEGDSVDVTTPGGQKSYEILSVRYI; encoded by the coding sequence ATGGAAAAAATTCCGGTTACGAGGCGCGGCTTTGAAGTGCTGGATGCGGAACTGCGGCAGTTGAAAAGCGAGGCGCGTCCCGCGATCATCCGCGACATTGCCGAGGCCCGGGCGCATGGCGACCTTTCGGAAAACGCCGAATATCATGCGGCGCGTGAAAAACAGGGCTTTATCGAGGGCCGGATCAAGGAACTCGAAGGCATCATTTCGCTTGCCGATGTGATCGACCCGACTTCGCTGTCGGGCGCGATCAAATTCGGGGCGACGGTCACCGTGGTCGATGAAGACAGCGATGAGGAAAAGACCTGGCAGATCGTCGGCGAGGTCGAAGCCAATATCGAGCTCGGGCTTTTGAACATCCGGTCCCCGATTGCGCGCGCGCTGATCGGCAAGGAAGAGGGCGACAGCGTTGATGTCACCACTCCGGGCGGGCAGAAAAGTTACGAAATCCTGTCGGTGCGCTATATCTGA
- a CDS encoding GNAT family N-acetyltransferase, translated as MRPESFSIRRGFPMDQRDEAACIYWEAFGAKLGRVMGPDDRALAFLTRGLRPDHCFSAQDDTGRLIGLAGFKSVQGSFSGGTRRDLRRVYGMFGSAWRAGLLRLLSHEVDNERFLIDGIAVASQARGLGVGTALITTLCREAKRRGYPSVRLEVIEGNPRARALYEREGFTATHTDQLGLLRFAFGFAAATTMVRQLDDFPAD; from the coding sequence TTGCGCCCTGAGAGCTTTTCCATCCGGCGCGGCTTTCCCATGGACCAGCGCGACGAGGCCGCCTGCATCTATTGGGAGGCTTTCGGTGCCAAACTCGGCCGCGTCATGGGACCTGACGACCGGGCGCTGGCTTTCCTGACACGCGGGCTCAGGCCCGATCACTGCTTTTCCGCGCAAGACGATACCGGCCGGCTGATCGGGCTTGCCGGGTTCAAATCGGTGCAGGGCAGCTTTTCGGGCGGCACCAGGCGCGATCTGCGGCGGGTTTACGGCATGTTCGGATCGGCCTGGCGCGCAGGTCTGTTGCGGCTCCTGAGCCATGAGGTCGATAACGAGCGCTTCCTGATCGATGGAATCGCCGTGGCGTCACAGGCACGCGGTCTGGGTGTCGGTACCGCCCTGATCACCACTTTGTGTCGCGAGGCAAAGCGGCGGGGCTACCCTTCCGTGCGCCTTGAGGTGATCGAGGGCAATCCCCGCGCCCGCGCCCTTTACGAGCGCGAGGGCTTTACAGCGACCCATACTGATCAGCTTGGTCTTTTGCGCTTTGCCTTTGGCTTTGCCGCCGCAACGACCATGGTGCGGCAGCTCGACGATTTCCCTGCGGATTAG
- a CDS encoding electron transfer flavoprotein-ubiquinone oxidoreductase, with amino-acid sequence MTDPNTAITRESMEYDVVIVGAGPSGLSAAIRLKQLDPDLSVVVLEKGSEVGAHILSGAVLDPAGLDALLPDWREMDAPVRVPVKEDNFYILGPAGKIRIPNFPMPPLMNNHGNYIVSMANVCRWMAGVAEGLGVEIFPGMACSQLVWSEDGKRVAGVVAGEFGLDPETALPGPAYEPGMELRGKYVFLSEGVRGSLAKEVIQKFDLSQGHCPQKFGLGMKEIWEIDPEKHREGTVTHTMGWPLGGNAGGGSFIYHLENNQVYVGFVVHLNYKNPHLYPYMEFQRFKHHPMVAELLKGGKRVAYGARAISEGGFQSIPKMVAPGVALLGCSAGLVNVPRIKGNHNAMLSGKAAAEAAYAAISAGRQGDELTDYETEVRAGAIGKDLKKVRNVKPMWSKWGLKASLTLGGLDMWTNTLGFSLFGTLKHGKNDADSTGKAKDYKKIDYPKPDGVLSFDRLTNVSYSFTNHDENQPAHLRLKDPSVPIRVNLPEYDEPAQRYCPAGVYEVLGEGQDASFRINFQNCVHCKTCDIKDPSQNINWTTPMGGGGPNYPNM; translated from the coding sequence ATGACCGATCCCAACACAGCGATCACCCGCGAGTCGATGGAATATGACGTTGTGATCGTGGGCGCAGGGCCTTCGGGTCTTTCGGCGGCGATCCGTCTCAAACAGCTTGACCCCGATCTGAGCGTGGTCGTGCTGGAAAAAGGCTCTGAAGTCGGCGCGCATATTCTCTCAGGCGCGGTGCTGGATCCCGCCGGTCTCGATGCCCTGCTGCCCGACTGGCGCGAGATGGATGCACCGGTCAGGGTGCCGGTGAAAGAGGATAATTTCTATATCCTCGGCCCGGCCGGCAAGATCCGCATCCCGAATTTCCCGATGCCGCCTCTGATGAACAATCACGGCAATTACATCGTCTCGATGGCGAATGTCTGCCGCTGGATGGCGGGTGTGGCCGAGGGTCTCGGCGTCGAAATTTTCCCCGGCATGGCCTGCTCGCAGCTGGTCTGGTCCGAAGATGGCAAGAGGGTCGCCGGCGTCGTTGCCGGTGAATTCGGCCTTGACCCTGAAACCGCCCTTCCCGGCCCTGCCTATGAGCCCGGGATGGAGCTGCGCGGCAAATATGTCTTCCTCTCGGAAGGCGTGCGCGGCAGCCTCGCGAAAGAGGTGATCCAGAAGTTCGACCTCTCGCAGGGCCATTGCCCGCAGAAATTCGGTCTCGGCATGAAAGAGATCTGGGAGATTGACCCCGAAAAGCACCGCGAGGGCACCGTCACCCATACGATGGGCTGGCCGCTGGGTGGCAATGCGGGCGGTGGCTCCTTCATCTACCATCTTGAAAACAATCAGGTCTATGTCGGTTTCGTGGTTCACCTGAACTACAAGAACCCCCACCTTTACCCTTACATGGAATTCCAGCGTTTCAAGCATCACCCGATGGTGGCGGAACTGCTGAAAGGCGGCAAACGCGTGGCTTACGGCGCGCGGGCGATCTCGGAAGGTGGCTTCCAGTCGATCCCGAAAATGGTGGCGCCGGGCGTGGCGCTGCTGGGCTGCTCGGCCGGTCTCGTCAATGTGCCGCGCATCAAGGGCAACCATAACGCGATGCTCTCAGGCAAAGCCGCCGCAGAGGCCGCTTATGCGGCGATCAGCGCGGGACGCCAGGGCGATGAGCTGACCGATTACGAAACCGAGGTGCGGGCCGGCGCCATCGGGAAGGATCTGAAAAAGGTCCGCAATGTCAAACCGATGTGGTCGAAATGGGGTCTCAAGGCCTCGCTCACCCTCGGCGGGCTTGATATGTGGACCAACACGCTCGGCTTCTCGCTGTTCGGAACGCTGAAACATGGCAAGAACGATGCGGATTCGACCGGGAAAGCCAAGGATTACAAAAAGATCGACTATCCGAAACCGGATGGCGTTCTCTCCTTTGACCGGCTGACCAATGTGTCCTACAGCTTCACCAACCATGACGAGAACCAGCCCGCCCATCTGCGGCTGAAAGATCCTTCGGTACCGATCCGCGTCAACCTGCCCGAATATGACGAGCCCGCGCAGCGCTACTGCCCGGCCGGCGTCTATGAGGTGCTGGGCGAAGGCCAGGATGCCAGCTTCCGCATCAACTTCCAGAACTGCGTCCATTGCAAAACCTGCGACATCAAAGACCCGTCGCAAAACATCAACTGGACCACGCCGATGGGCGGGGGCGGGCCGAACTATCCGAATATGTAA